In Candidatus Sulfotelmatobacter sp., the genomic stretch GGCGTCCTTCATCGCCTGCGCGAGCCCGGTGGGAGCGAAGCCATGCTCGACTGCCCGCCGGGCGCCGGCGCCCTCGCGACGAGCGCCGACCGCGACCGGGATGCCGGCCCGGCGCAGCGCACGCGCGTGCGCCTCGCCCTGATTGCCGTAACCGAGCACGGCGACCGCGCGAATCTCGGGCGCTGCGCTCATGGGAGCGGGCCGGCTCGCGTTACTTCTTGCCGGAGGGTCCCGCGCTCCAGTCCGAGGTGACGATCAGCGCGCCATCCTTGAAGTGGAGCGCCTGCTTCTTCGACCAGTAGAACCAGGTCGAATACTTCTCGCCGCTCGCCTCCCAGTCGATCACCTGATCGGGAGCACCGTTCGAGGCCAGCGCCTTGGCACCGGCCGCGCCCGCGGACGTGTTGCCCTTGGCCGCGGCGGCGGCGTCCGCCGCCGGCTGCCCGTTCTGCATGGCCAGGAAGATCATCAGCTCTTCGTTGGCCTTGGCGTTGTATCCGCCGCGCGTGTAGACGCCTCCCAGCTGCCGGTGAAGGGTCTTGTTCTGCGGATTGCTGGCCAGCGCCTGGAGCAGGATCTTGCTGGCCTCGTCGTACTTCTTCTGATCGGCGAGCACCGCCGCCAGTGACGAGAGCGCGTCGGCGTCGTTGGGCTTGAGCTTGAGCGCATTCCGCCACTGGGCTTCGGACAGCGTCGGCTCGCCGGCGTTCTGGTAGGCCAGAGCGGCGTTGAAGGCGAGATCGGCGTTGTCGCTCTTCATGGTGAAGGCCTTGGCGTAGGCGTCGCCCGCCTGCTTGAAGTAGGCGGCCTTGCCGGCCTTGCTGGTGTCCTTCTGAGCCTGCTGGAAGCGAGCGTCGGCGATGCTGCTTTGCAGCTCGGAATTGGTCGGGTCGCCCTTGAGCAGATCCTGATAGTACGAAACCGCCTCGTCGTACTTCTTGTCCTCGAGCAGTTGATTGGCGTAGCCGGTGCGTGCCGACTTGAGCCCCGCGATCAGCGACGAGTCCGAGGGCGCCACCTTGAGGCCGGCCGTGTAGATGTCCGAGGCGGTCTTGTAGTCGCCCAGGAACACGTACACCGAGCCGAGATTGCGGATGGTCTGCGGGTGATTGGGCCGGAGACAGTTCGCGCGATCGAGGCTGGCGATCGCCTGCTGGTAGTTCTTGCCCGCCTCTTCCTTCAGGGTCTTGTCGGCGTCGTTCTCGGGATTCTTGGTGTAGTCGGGATAGGCCGCCTGCGCGGCGTTGATCTTGCCGATGCCGTCGTTGAAGGCGTTGGCCCAGTAGGAATCGCGATTGTTCGCGGCCCATTCCGCTTTCTTCGCGTCGCCCTTGGCCTTGAGCTTCTCGATCGCCGAGGCGAACACCTTGCCGGCCTGGCACGAGCTGTCGATCTCGGCGTACGCCCAACCGAGATAGCCGAGCGCCTCGGCGTCGTCGGGGTCCTCGGCCGCGCACTGCTCGAGCTGCGCCACCGCCTTGTTCATCTGGCGCATGTAGTCCTCGGTGTTGCCGTTCTGCTTGTCGCGAAGCCCTCCCACCACG encodes the following:
- a CDS encoding tetratricopeptide repeat protein, yielding MNLRRLGCGAVVLALLAWGTAAEARNPHCAGGIQYVVGGLRDKQNGNTEDYMRQMNKAVAQLEQCAAEDPDDAEALGYLGWAYAEIDSSCQAGKVFASAIEKLKAKGDAKKAEWAANNRDSYWANAFNDGIGKINAAQAAYPDYTKNPENDADKTLKEEAGKNYQQAIASLDRANCLRPNHPQTIRNLGSVYVFLGDYKTASDIYTAGLKVAPSDSSLIAGLKSARTGYANQLLEDKKYDEAVSYYQDLLKGDPTNSELQSSIADARFQQAQKDTSKAGKAAYFKQAGDAYAKAFTMKSDNADLAFNAALAYQNAGEPTLSEAQWRNALKLKPNDADALSSLAAVLADQKKYDEASKILLQALASNPQNKTLHRQLGGVYTRGGYNAKANEELMIFLAMQNGQPAADAAAAAKGNTSAGAAGAKALASNGAPDQVIDWEASGEKYSTWFYWSKKQALHFKDGALIVTSDWSAGPSGKK